One stretch of Brettanomyces nanus chromosome 4, complete sequence DNA includes these proteins:
- a CDS encoding uncharacterized protein (EggNog:ENOG41), with the protein MRPPANYTGVLLLDPRDPKKKGIKLSTDQKSLVKSVLHLIEERTAPEIDDPLVSEGADTTNDRSKEDGLKQSLSPISSILASGSSSDVQHDLSALVLVLSLEDSSQRTANSLYRYYCFWKASKLGKLIAPRAFRKLRYSILPSSEIKLVGMDNWRKVMCYMDSLLVSMFYSSDSFDFILDSTTDSNLSSALQIQVEELKVMLRFIVSLMRAGEYIPAGIIEQLCLVLNSLGCDLTLSETQQDALQLYEFLAESLSLPLLTMKLDIIHSGKLSMDDDLRLIQERTLLISVPRPILQKSAGHRRGSSVNSNSSKESFDEAYHTITLEECLNDYFNNSVTVRRHLDRKRLRSISRNLTSSIDASELNQYEKMGIVHTKKGTASIDENPGDVGETVTRVTSPVTPHILTNSINFGGQFALSSPSALAAVSPTASAESATPSVAESAAVSTGISTVSTNITTGDGGDRASQVGSINKVSERIEASRTRSSTIVSVLNNVPLADTSRLTRRASSVSNSEVTLPAWMFLQLLPYYTDPSFALKFENHEEIYRSRNARSRTIDSADSAAVSAGKAAAMNSSNGDDCFLSMSEFDRRFCDKRPVVPICLKRYAWDNHGRSHKIRRKVQVPEVMRLPYFIAPDRTKPGFVDFRRNSDNKAPCGSFMLVLESCVCHRGVSVDSGHYVSLTRKAPFNVAEIRARKSDESSTSKDWLLFNDLMSSGKKVTEISFSDAMASEDPYILFYKIVEIDEDSDDVSSLGTARGDQDKYGSTLDKPARSALDTASGEQSLTSRNHSTTSQNSEKPIHFAERDERTVGVVPSSSSLVFTSFQSSRTPDLNVTDIDKFLKGLAAPAVSRTDLQELHIDSSESTSSLINRRFGRFALGNKSRSRSISRENDIQLSLLQDISPTEQFYLDIFCMYYWYQCAPDGSYVPSLDFYSDPGVELVTKEQINQAIATEEAADGGFMDRLNTTLQSLKKRGSIAGSSSASSLKGHHYHYHHHHHHPHYSKHHNQEKGLDAATGGDRGGVKTPVSNIAIDTSSPAALSANVLTPVADDSYRITTSGLNSYNVSSTSTSDRCSLSANDSLEGPSGPLAIDPLAIDPLAIDPTLSPETLVISSPTETVNNISNLAPGSITSAVSASSISVASDSTGYMSSPAASKVSSKVSSANMSPEPNLPPSTFTRQVGSDGATEDKMSELLSGTSMAPPTSSKKHKKKKSRKYAYT; encoded by the exons aTCAAATTATCCACGGATCAGAAATCCCTCGTGAAGAGCGTCTTACATCTGATAGAGGAGCGTACGGCACCtgaaattgatgatccGCTCGTCTCTGAGGGCGCTGATACAACCAATGATAGATCTAAGGAAGATGGATTAAAACAATCTTTGTCCCCTatatcttcaattcttgcttctggatcttcttcagacGTACAGCACGACTTGTCGGCACTCGTTTTGGTGCTAAGCCTCGAGGACAGCTCTCAACGTACTGCCAATTCCCTTTATAGATATTATTGTTTTTGGAAGGCATCGAAGCTTGGAAAATTAATAGCTCCTCGGGCATTTAGGAAACTGCGGTACTCCATTCTGCCTTCTTCCGAGATCAAGTTAGTAGGCATGGACAACTGGCGGAAGGTTATGTGTTATATGGACTCGCTCTTGGTGTCAATGTTTTACTCTTCCGAttcttttgatttcatACTAGACAGTACAACCGACAGTAATTTGAGTTCCGCATTGCAGATACAGGTCGAAGAATTGAAGGTAATGCTTCGCTTCATTGTCAGCTTGATGCGAGCCGGTGAATATATTCCTGCGGGAATAATAGAGCAACTTTGTTTGGTACTCAACTCTTTGGGATGTGATCTTACGCTAAGTGAGACTCAGCAGGATGCACTGCAGCTATATGAGTTCCTTGCAGAGTCATTGTCGCTTCCTTTACTCACAATGAAGCTCGACATCATTCACTCCGGTAAGCTAAGCATGGACGATGACTTAAGGTTGATTCAAGAGCGTACTTTACTGATCTCTGTGCCTCGTCCGATTTTACAAAAGTCGGCCGGTCACCGTCGAGGGTCCTCTGTTAATTCGAATTCATCTAAGGAGTCTTTCGATGAGGCGTATCATACAATTACTCTTGAAGAGTGTCTCAATGACTATTTCAACAATAGTGTTACTGTTCGTCGTCATCTCGATCGCAAGCGTTTACGATCAATTTCTCGGAACCTGACATCTTCTATTGATGCCAGTGAACTCAATCAGTACGAAAAAATGGGTATTGTGCATACAAAGAAGGGCACTGCTTCTATAGACGAAAATCCTGGCGATGTCGGTGAGACAGTTACAAGGGTTACTTCCCCTGTGACCCCTCATATTTTGACTAACTCAATCAACTTCGGTGGGCAGTTTGCCCTGTCATCTCCTTCGGCACTAGCCGCTGTGTCTCCTACTGCTTCTGCAGAATCAGCAACCCCTTCTGTTGCGGAATCTGCTGCTGTCTCTACTGGAATATCTACTGTGTCTACAAATATCACCACGGGCGACGGGGGTGATAGAGCTTCTCAAGTTGGCTCTATCAACAAGGTTTCTGAACGTATTGAAGCCTCCAGAACAAGGTCCTCAACAATTGTCAGCGTTCTCAATAATGTTCCTCTTGCTGATACTTCACGTCTTACTCGCAGAGCATCTTCGGTCTCAAATTCTGAGGTTACTTTGCCCGCTTGGATGTTTCTACAGCTACTTCCTTACTATACGGATCCTTCTTTTGCCTTGAAGTTCGAAAATCACGAAGAGATATACAGATCACGTAACGCGAGAAGTCGCACTATTGATTCCGCGGACTCTGCTGCTGTATCCGCTGGCAAAGCTGCTGCTatgaattcttcaaatggcGATGATTGTTTTCTCTCAATGTCAGAATTTGATCGTCGGTTTTGTGATAAACGGCCTGTTGTACCCATCTGCCTAAAGCGCTATGCCTGGGATAACCATGGTAGGTCCCATAAGATCCGGCGAAAAGTTCAAGTTCCTGAGGTTATGCGACTCCCATATTTTATTGCACCGGATCGTACTAAACCTGGTTTTGTTGACTTCCGTCGTAACTCTGATAACAAGGCCCCGTGTGGTTCTTTCATGCTAGTTTTAGAAAGTTGTGTCTGTCATAGAGGTGTCTCTGTAGATTCTGGTCATTATGTTTCGCTTACAAGAAAGGCGCCTTTTAATGTTGCAGAGATCAGAGCGAGAAAGTCCGATGAAAGCAGCACATCGAAGGATTGGCTTTTATTCAATGATCTGATGTCTAGCGGTAAAAAGGTTACTGaaatttctttctctgatGCAATGGCATCGGAGGATCCGTACATCCTTTTTTATAAAATCGTtgagattgatgaggaCTCCGATGATGTCTCCTCACTGGGTACTGCTAGAGGTGATCAAGATAAATATGGGTCCACATTGGACAAACCTGCAAGATCTGCCTTAGACACTGCCTCTGGGGAACAGAGTCTCACTTCCAGAAACCATTCCACGACGTCACAAAATTCTGAAAAGCCCATTCATTTTGCCGAACGCGATGAAAGGACTGTCGGTGTAGTCccttcgtcttcatcgTTGGTATTTACctcttttcaatcatctcGAACGCCAGATCTCAATGTGACTGACATAGATAAGTTTCTAAAGGGTTTGGCTGCCCCCGCAGTCTCGCGGACGGACCTTCAGGAATTACATATCGATTCCTCGGAATCTACTTCATCTCTGATAAATCGCCGATTTGGTCGTTTTGCCTTGGGTAATAAGTCGCGTTCAAGGTCAATCTCCCGTGAAAATGATATACAGCTTTCGCTGCTTCAGGATATATCTCCCACGGAGCAGTTTTACTTGGATATCTTTTGCATGTACTATTGGTACCAATGTGCTCCTGATGGAAGCTATGTGCCTTCATTAGACTTCTACTCGGATCCTGGCGTGGAGCTTGTTACCAAAGAACAAATTAATCAGGCGATTGCCACTGAGGAGGCCGCCGATGGTGGATTCATGGATCGTCTTAACACCACTTTGcagtctttgaagaagcgtGGATCTATTGCCGGGAGTTCATCGGCAAGTAGTTTGAAAGgtcatcattatcattaccatcatcatcatcatcatccgCATTATTCAAAGCACCACAATCAAGAGAAAGGATTGGATGCTGCTACAGGTGGTGATCGAGGAGGAGTCAAAACTCCTGTTTCAAATATTGCTATTGATACTTCTTCCCCAGCTGCATTGTCTGCTAATGTTTTAACCCCAGTTGCTGATGACTCTTACAGGATTACAACATCGGGCCTAAATTCGTACAATGTGTCATCCACCAGCACCAGTGACCGTTGCAGTTTGTCAGCCAACGATTCATTGGAAGGGCCCTCAGGCCCACTTGCTATTGACCCACTTGCTATAGACCCACTTGCTATAGATCCTACTCTCAGTCCTGAAACCCTTGTTATTTCCTCTCCCACGGAGACGGTGAACAACATCTCCAACCTCGCACCTGGTTCTATCACTTCAGCGGTATCAGCATCATCGATAAGCGTCGCCAGCGATTCTACTGGCTATATGTCGTCTCCTGCTGCATCAAAAGTAAGCTCGAAAGTGTCTTCAGCTAATATGTCGCCAGAGCCTAACTTACCTCCTAGTACATTCACGCGTCAGGTGGGAAGTGATGGAGCTACTGAAGATAAAATGTCAGAGCTGTTGTCGGGTACTTCAATGGCTCCGCCAACGAGTTCTAAAAAGcacaaaaagaaaaagagcaGAA AATACGCATATACATAA
- a CDS encoding uncharacterized protein (EggNog:ENOG41) has product MSASIASASDNADSFHSDSEPAMKKQKFKRNYLACLNCRTRKVKCDLGDVDNPHGPPCARCKRERKECVFVVNKRGGVKNVRAGRLKKKLADERANTEDKTGSMDSDGTHSGLPISTPRQLLPAPGSGFSMSTLPGAHAHPAGSHVLPMGSTGSLNEKAIPQMLNSKSSTSSADTTVSSIPILARSHGLYDQYGYNLINTPRMHIDTPSAQSSVVTQEQSTRQVPPIKGSNAEQAGIAATDKETSSANQYKSSNGVGTSSSDSSHLYSDQPLTNNATMVFLAHIAGKIAHADQRDRIDGKVMVEQLEADMRERRSNSAVSVTPASPSILTKHSPISAEPSSDSIATELPKESFGHAGDLFPSIREDRLEMPPIQSTLSMRISPTARLSDIEYIGTDGIMTEPEARRLIKLFFTTMHPFFPYIPKELHDPDVLPGYPMLLCAILTVAARYHSFLEGDNTENADSATVSSFARINPPKAGESYPTSKSPDRHLKVHEQLWIYCQRLFSMTVWGESSSRSIGTLLSFLLFTEWNPRAIHFRWSDYANTPEDEPAQHEEYAGLSAMKRSELMSFMLIGTATRLSFLLPDHPLTFLATHVSETHAAIGLNKRSMLAETLAEADVNSPHWGFTNIQKATIELLQFFSLCYGTLYGHHPKFGSLNRYQNLAILDILSPILENWYQKYHRLLKPSKPHAVNFGHQSSKSQDQIDWLALSPKTRKDLANQIQRESLILDYYYTKLYLYSLALSGDTSVSINMANSKKGRNLRLDELVRYSRYVELAYKAAKEVLAVTQRVHRLRLLKFMPVRWVTRIIKSVSFIVKCYLTLTTNTPKPGSDTAKVGAAAGGEQSAILHLSVIPVEEIVSLLQKTAICLRDAAPDELHLCTRYSTILMYLCSQFKSKMRDSRERLVVDYESQIQHREDAEEAQTVKNAELNASVQATQSSDRSKVLHPAATDVSPTSIERSAFHSLGTAVNDGIEGSSSSPFQMHAPPDISLDPEAQANAARINSSDFTNADQEIFDEYFSNTDPSETLFTWFASNNSPGLDFVDQFTKEMEMEFINKGGNNLGKRSTEESNVNQESESNNSTTNN; this is encoded by the coding sequence ATGTCCGCCAGTATAGCTAGTGCCAGTGACAATGCAGATTCATTTCATTCAGATAGCGAACCAGCTATGAAAAAACAGAAATTCAAGAGGAACTATTTGGCATGTCTCAACTGTCGTACCAGGAAGGTTAAGTGCGATCTTGGCGATGTTGACAATCCTCATGGTCCTCCATGTGCAAGGTGcaaaagagagagaaaggaaTGTGTTTTTGTCGTAAATAAAAGAGGTGGAGTCAAGAACGTCAGGGCAGGCCGACTTAAGAAGAAACTGGCCGATGAAAGAGCAAATACAGAGGACAAGACTGGATCAATGGATTCCGATGGAACACATTCTGGGTTGCCAATAAGTACTCCTAGGCAGTTGTTACCGGCCCCTGGTTCTGGCTTCAGTATGAGCACCCTTCCGGGTGCTCATGCTCATCCTGCTGGGTCCCATGTACTACCTATGGGGTCGACCGGCAGTTTGAATGAGAAAGCCATACCTCAAATGCTCAACTCCAAGTCTTCCACGTCTTCTGCTGATACAACCGTCTCATCGATCCCCATACTGGCACGATCACATGGACTATATGACCAATATGGATACAATCTGATAAACACACCTCGGATGCACATCGATACACCCTCTGCCCAGTCATCTGTAGTGACGCAAGAGCAATCAACGAGACAGGTTCCACCCATAAAAGGCTCTAACGCGGAACAGGCTGGAATTGCGGCTACTGATAAGGAGACATCATCAGCGAACCAATATAAATCATCCAATGGTGTGGGCACATCTTCTAGCGATTCCTCCCATCTCTACTCTGATCAACCACTAACAAACAATGCCACAATGGTATTCCTAGCGCATATTGCTGGTAAAATTGCTCATGCAGATCAACGTGATAGAATTGACGGTAAAGTCATGGTGGAACAACTGGAAGCTGACATGAGAGAACGCAGATCTAACAGTGCTGTAAGCGTTACTCCTGCATCTCCATCTATATTGACGAAACATTCTCCGATATCTGCTGAACCAAGCTCAGATTCGATCGCTACCGAGCTGCCTAAGGAGAGCTTTGGCCATGCAGGTGATTTGTTTCCCTCTATTCGTGAGGACAGACTTGAAATGCCTCCCATCCAATCCACACTCTCTATGAGAATTTCTCCAACTGCCCGTCTCTCTGATATCGAATACATAGGTACTGATGGCATCATGACCGAACCTGAGGCAAGAAGGCTCATCAAACTATTCTTCACTACGATGCATCCCTTCTTCCCATATATTCCCAAAGAACTTCATGATCCTGATGTACTACCGGGATATCCCATGCTGTTGTGCGCCATATTAACTGTAGCAGCAAGATACCATTCATTTTTAGAAGGGGATAATACCGAGAATGCGGACTCGGCCActgtttcttcctttgctCGTATCAACCCTCCCAAGGCTGGCGAATCATATCCAACTTCAAAGTCTCCAGATCGGCATCTAAAAGTGCATGAACAACTTTGGATATATTGCCAACGTCTCTTCAGTATGACTGTCTGGGGAGAGAGTAGCAGCAGATCAATAGGTACCCTTCtatcatttcttctctttactGAATGGAACCCGAGAGCTATTCATTTCCGTTGGAGTGACTATGCAAATACACCAGAGGACGAACCTGCACAGCATGAAGAATATGCCGGCCTTAGCGCCATGAAACGGTCCGAGCTTATGTCTTTCATGCTTATTGGTACCGCTACCAGACTCAGCTTTCTTTTGCCAGACCATCCCCTAACTTTCTTGGCTACCCATGTTTCTGAGACTCATGCAGCGATTGGTCTTAATAAACGCAGTATGCTAGCAGAGACTCTAGCGGAGGCAGACGTGAATTCTCCTCATTGGGGATTCACCAACATCCAAAAGGCCACTATTGAGCTgctccaattcttctcacTCTGTTATGGAACATTGTATGGACATCACCCTAAGTTTGGTAGTCTGAACAGATATCAAAATTTGGCCATATTGGACATTCTATCTCCCATATTGGAGAATTGGTACCAGAAATATCACAGATTACTGAAGCCATCCAAACCTCATGCAGTAAATTTTGGCCACCAGTCATCCAAATCTCAAGACCAGATCGACTGGCTAGCACTGTCACCCAAAACACGTAAAGATCTCGCCAACCAGATTCAAAGGGAATCCTTGATTTTGGACTACTACTACACTAAACTTTACCTATACTCTCTCGCCTTAAGTGGTGATACTTCTGTTTCTATCAATATGGCAAACTCGAAAAAAGGTCGTAACCTTCGGTTGGACGAACTTGTTCGTTACTCGAGGTATGTTGAGTTGGCCTACAAGGCTGCCAAGGAAGTATTGGCTGTGACACAGCGCGTTCATCGATTAAGACTGCTAAAGTTTATGCCTGTTAGGTGGGTCACAAGAATTATAAAGTCTGTGTCATTCATTGTGAAATGCTATTTGACATTGACCACAAATACACCGAAGCCGGGATCCGACACAGCCAAAGTCGGAGCAGCCGCTGGTGGCGAGCAATCGGCCATTTTACATCTGTCGGTAATTCCCGTAGAAGAGATCGTGAGTCTGCTTCAAAAGACTGCTATCTGCCTCCGAGATGCCGCACCTGACGAGTTGCACCTATGTACTAGGTACTCAACCATTCTTATGTATCTCTGCTCCCAATTTAAGTCGAAGATGCGGGACAGCAGAGAGCGATTAGTAGTTGATTACGAATCCCAGATCCAGCATCGtgaagatgctgaagagGCTCAAACGGTAAAGAATGCTGAACTGAATGCATCAGTTCAGGCCACTCAATCAAGTGACAGGAGCAAAGTATTGCATCCTGCTGCAACTGATGTATCACCAACCTCTATAGAACGGTCTGCTTTCCATTCCTTAGGAACTGCTGTTAACGATGGTATTGAAGGAAGTAGCAGCTCGCCGTTTCAGATGCACGCGCCCCCTGATATCTCGTTGGACCCGGAGGCACAAGCCAATGCTGCACGTATTAATAGCTCTGATTTCACGAATGCCGACCAGGAAATCTTTGACGAGTATTTTTCAAATACCGATCCATCAGAAACTCTATTCACCTGGTTTGCATCCAACAACAGCCCTGGTTTGGATTTTGTGGACCAATTCACTAAGGAGATGGAAATGGAGTTCATAAATAAAGGTGGCAATAACTTGGGAAAGCGCAGCACCGAGGAGTCTAATGTCAACCAAGAATCAGAATCCAACAATTCTACAACTAATAACTAA
- the UBC4 gene encoding Ubiquitin-conjugating enzyme E2 4 → MSLKRINKELSDLGRDPPSQCSAGPVGDDLYHWQASIMGPPDSPYAGGVFFLTIHFPTDYPFKPPKIQFQTKIYHPNINSNGNICLDILKDQWSPALTISKVLLSICSLLTDANPDDPLVPEIAHVYKTDRPKYEATAREWTKKFAI, encoded by the coding sequence ATGTCGTTAAAAAGAATTAATAAGGAACTCAGCGATTTGGGAAGAGATCCACCTTCGCAATGTTCAGCAGGACCTGTTGGAGACGATCTGTACCATTGGCAAGCATCTATCATGGGACCACCAGATTCACCATATGCAGGAGGTGTATTTTTCTTGACGATCCACTTCCCAACAGATTATCCTTTTAAGCCACCTAAGATCCAGTTTCAGACGAAGATCTACCACCCTAATATTAACTCCAACGGTAACATTTGTTTGGATATTTTGAAGGATCAGTGGTCTCCCGCTTTGACTATTTCGAAGgtgcttctttctatttGTTCGCTATTGACTGATGCTAATCCTGACGATCCCTTGGTGCCTGAGATTGCTCATGTCTACAAGACTGATCGTCCTAAATACGAGGCTACTGCCAGAGAATGGACCAAGAAATTTGCTATTTAG